The following coding sequences are from one Ramlibacter henchirensis window:
- a CDS encoding phosphomannomutase/phosphoglucomutase translates to MKVTASVFKAYDIRGTVPATLNEPLAYAIGRAFAGEALAQGERTVVVGRDGRVSSPALASALMRGLAEGGLDVVDIGLATTPMLYFAATTLARSGIQVTASHNPRDDNGFKLLLAGRTLHGPALQQLRQVIEREDWKPASAAGQPRQADIAGAYIDRIAGDVRLARPLKVVIDCGNGVAGAFTPQVLRAIGCDVVELFTEVDGTFPNHHPDPAKPENLRDLIATVQQTGADLGLALDGDGDRLGVVTRSGQIIWPDRQLMLLAQDVLSRHPGAPIVFDVKSTQRLPEAIAAAGGRPVMDRSGYVLLKDRMLELGAPLAGEMSGHLFFNERWYGFDDGTYAAARVLEILSRHDDLGAVLEALPTSCSTPELHVPCAEGEAHRVAAELAALAGHNAPHGAQVCTIDGLRLDWPDGFGLVRASNTTPVLTVRFEGHTPEALQRIEREMMALLRRVKPDAAFASSSH, encoded by the coding sequence ATGAAAGTCACCGCCAGCGTCTTCAAGGCTTATGACATCCGCGGCACGGTGCCGGCCACGTTGAACGAACCGCTGGCGTACGCCATCGGCCGCGCGTTTGCGGGCGAGGCACTTGCGCAGGGAGAGCGCACGGTCGTGGTCGGGCGCGATGGGCGGGTGAGCAGCCCGGCGCTCGCGAGCGCCCTGATGCGCGGGCTCGCAGAGGGCGGACTCGACGTGGTCGATATCGGCCTGGCCACCACGCCGATGCTGTATTTCGCCGCCACCACGCTGGCGCGCAGCGGCATCCAGGTCACGGCCAGCCACAACCCGCGCGACGACAACGGCTTCAAGCTGCTGCTGGCGGGCCGCACGCTGCATGGCCCGGCGCTGCAGCAGCTGAGGCAGGTGATCGAGCGCGAGGACTGGAAGCCGGCATCGGCGGCCGGCCAGCCGCGGCAGGCCGACATCGCGGGCGCATACATCGACCGCATCGCGGGCGATGTGCGGCTGGCCCGCCCGCTGAAGGTCGTGATCGATTGCGGCAACGGCGTGGCCGGCGCATTCACGCCGCAGGTGCTGCGCGCGATCGGCTGCGATGTCGTGGAGCTGTTCACCGAAGTGGACGGCACGTTTCCGAACCACCACCCCGACCCGGCGAAGCCCGAGAACCTGCGCGACCTGATCGCGACGGTGCAGCAGACCGGCGCCGACCTCGGCCTGGCGCTCGACGGCGACGGCGATCGCCTCGGGGTCGTGACGCGAAGCGGCCAGATCATCTGGCCCGACCGTCAGCTGATGTTGTTGGCGCAAGACGTGCTGTCGAGGCACCCGGGCGCGCCCATCGTGTTCGACGTCAAGTCGACGCAGCGGCTGCCCGAGGCCATCGCCGCCGCGGGCGGCCGGCCGGTGATGGACCGCAGCGGCTACGTGCTGCTGAAGGACCGCATGCTCGAACTGGGCGCGCCGCTCGCGGGCGAGATGAGCGGGCACCTGTTCTTCAACGAGCGCTGGTACGGCTTCGACGACGGCACGTACGCCGCGGCGCGCGTGCTGGAGATCCTCTCGCGCCACGACGATCTGGGCGCCGTGCTGGAGGCGCTGCCCACGAGCTGCTCGACGCCGGAGCTGCACGTGCCCTGCGCCGAAGGCGAGGCGCACCGTGTCGCCGCCGAACTGGCGGCGCTCGCGGGCCACAACGCTCCCCACGGTGCGCAGGTCTGCACGATCGACGGACTGCGGCTGGACTGGCCGGACGGCTTCGGCCTGGTGCGCGCGTCGAACACCACGCCGGTGCTCACGGTGCGCTTCGAAGGCCACACGCCCGAGGCCCTGCAGCGGATCGAGCGCGAGATGATGGCGCTGCTGCGCCGAGTCAAACCCGACGCCGCGTTCGCCTCCAGCTCACACTGA
- a CDS encoding ATP-dependent DNA ligase yields the protein MPAAQPFSAPIEPMLAKIADELPTGDGFLFEPKWDGFRALVFRDADGVVIQSRDLKPLNRYFPELEKVLAEQLPKGCILDGEIVVVGPRGLDFDALQQRIHPAASRISRLAKETPAGFVAFDLLAAGGKPITELPQQERRVRLERLLGQARPPLYLTPVTTDRAQAQDWLQRFEGAGLDGVVAKPANATYQPGKRAMFKIKHARTADCVVAGFRWYKDTQDAVGSLLLGLYNESGVLQHVGVTSSFTMAMRRQLLEELAPLRENAMADHPWRDWAQASVGDVDRMPGAKSRWSGGKDLSWEPLRPERVCEVKYDHLQGERFRHATTFLRWRPDKPPQDCRYDQLEVTSPFELAQVFRAA from the coding sequence ATGCCCGCCGCGCAGCCGTTCTCCGCCCCGATCGAACCCATGCTGGCGAAGATCGCCGATGAGCTGCCCACCGGCGACGGTTTCCTCTTCGAACCCAAGTGGGACGGTTTCCGCGCCCTGGTGTTCCGCGACGCGGACGGCGTGGTGATCCAGAGCCGCGACCTCAAGCCCCTCAACCGCTACTTCCCCGAGCTGGAGAAAGTGCTCGCCGAGCAGCTGCCCAAGGGCTGCATCCTCGACGGCGAGATCGTGGTCGTCGGTCCGCGCGGCCTCGACTTCGACGCGCTGCAGCAGCGGATCCACCCGGCCGCCTCGCGCATCTCCAGGCTCGCGAAGGAGACGCCGGCCGGCTTCGTCGCCTTCGACCTGCTGGCCGCCGGCGGCAAGCCGATCACGGAGCTGCCGCAGCAGGAGCGTCGCGTGCGGCTGGAGCGCCTGCTCGGCCAGGCCAGGCCGCCGCTATACCTCACGCCGGTCACCACCGACCGCGCGCAGGCGCAGGACTGGCTGCAGCGCTTCGAAGGCGCGGGCCTGGACGGTGTGGTCGCCAAGCCCGCGAATGCGACTTACCAGCCCGGCAAGCGCGCGATGTTCAAGATCAAGCATGCGCGAACGGCCGATTGCGTGGTGGCGGGCTTTCGCTGGTACAAGGACACGCAGGATGCGGTCGGCTCGCTGCTGCTGGGCCTCTACAACGAATCCGGCGTGCTGCAGCACGTGGGCGTGACGTCGTCGTTCACGATGGCGATGCGGCGCCAGCTGCTCGAAGAACTCGCGCCGCTGCGCGAGAACGCAATGGCCGACCATCCGTGGCGCGACTGGGCACAGGCCAGCGTGGGGGACGTCGACCGGATGCCCGGCGCCAAGTCTCGCTGGAGCGGTGGCAAGGACCTGAGCTGGGAGCCGCTGCGCCCCGAGCGGGTCTGTGAGGTCAAGTACGACCATCTTCAGGGTGAGCGCTTCCGGCACGCGACCACCTTCCTGCGCTGGCGGCCCGACAAGCCGCCGCAGGACTGCCGCTACGACCAGCTCGAGGTGACATCGCCGTTCGAGCTGGCGCAGGTGTTCCGGGCCGCATAG
- the ahcY gene encoding adenosylhomocysteinase codes for MNAVLKPNRAQDCAIADLSLADWGRKEIRIAETEMPGLMAIRQEFAKSQPLKGARITGSLHMTIQTAVLIETLQALGAQVRWASCNIFSTQDHAAAAIAAAGTPVFAVKGESLEDYWDYTHRIFEFGAKGGEHEGPNMILDDGGDATLLMHLGQRCEQDLSLIDTHSSEEERILYAAIRKKLKEDPTWYSRKAKEIIGVTEETTTGVHRLQDMANKGLLKFRAINVNDSVTKSKFDNLYGCRESLVDGIKRATDVMVAGKVALVCGYGDVGKGSAQALRALSAQVWVTEIDPINALQAAMEGYRVVTMDYAADKADIFVTATGNRDVITYAHMAKMKDQAIVCNIGHFDNEIDVATIEKKCKWEEIKPQVDHVIFEDGKRIILLAKGRLVNLGCATGHPSYVMSSSFANQTLAQIELFTKPQAYEVGKVYVLPKHLDEKVARLQLSKLGAQLTELTEAQAAYIGVNKAGPYKADTYRY; via the coding sequence ATGAACGCCGTTCTCAAGCCCAACCGCGCACAAGACTGCGCCATCGCCGACCTCTCGCTGGCCGACTGGGGCCGCAAGGAAATCCGCATCGCCGAGACCGAGATGCCGGGCCTGATGGCCATCCGCCAGGAATTCGCGAAGAGCCAGCCGCTCAAGGGTGCGCGCATCACCGGCTCGCTGCACATGACGATCCAGACCGCGGTGCTGATCGAGACGCTGCAGGCGCTTGGCGCGCAGGTGCGCTGGGCCTCGTGCAACATCTTCTCCACCCAGGACCATGCCGCCGCGGCCATCGCCGCCGCCGGCACGCCGGTGTTCGCCGTCAAGGGCGAGTCGCTGGAGGACTACTGGGACTACACGCATCGCATCTTCGAATTCGGCGCCAAGGGCGGCGAGCACGAAGGGCCGAACATGATCCTGGACGACGGCGGCGACGCCACGCTGCTGATGCACCTGGGCCAGCGCTGCGAGCAGGACCTGTCGCTGATCGACACCCATTCCAGCGAGGAGGAGCGCATCCTCTACGCCGCCATCCGCAAGAAGCTCAAGGAAGACCCGACCTGGTATTCGCGCAAGGCGAAGGAGATCATCGGCGTGACGGAAGAAACCACGACCGGCGTGCACCGCCTGCAGGACATGGCCAACAAGGGCCTGCTGAAGTTCCGCGCGATCAACGTCAACGACTCGGTCACCAAGAGCAAGTTCGACAACCTGTACGGCTGCCGCGAATCGCTGGTGGACGGCATCAAGCGCGCCACCGACGTGATGGTGGCCGGCAAGGTCGCCCTCGTGTGCGGCTACGGCGACGTGGGCAAGGGCAGCGCCCAGGCGCTGCGTGCGCTGTCGGCCCAGGTGTGGGTGACCGAGATCGACCCGATCAACGCGCTGCAGGCCGCGATGGAAGGCTACCGCGTGGTGACGATGGACTACGCCGCCGACAAGGCCGACATCTTCGTCACCGCGACGGGCAACCGCGACGTCATCACCTACGCCCACATGGCGAAGATGAAGGACCAGGCCATCGTCTGCAACATCGGCCACTTCGACAACGAGATCGACGTCGCGACGATCGAGAAGAAGTGCAAGTGGGAAGAGATCAAGCCGCAGGTCGACCACGTGATCTTCGAGGACGGCAAGCGCATCATCCTGCTGGCCAAGGGCCGCCTGGTGAACCTGGGCTGCGCGACCGGCCACCCGAGCTACGTGATGTCCTCCTCCTTTGCCAACCAGACGCTGGCGCAGATCGAGCTGTTCACCAAACCGCAGGCCTATGAAGTGGGCAAGGTGTACGTGCTGCCCAAGCACCTCGACGAGAAGGTCGCGCGGCTGCAGCTGTCGAAGCTCGGCGCCCAGCTGACCGAGCTGACGGAGGCGCAGGCGGCGTATATCGGGGTGAACAAGGCCGGTCCGTACAAGGCGGACACGTACCGGTATTGA
- a CDS encoding TlyA family RNA methyltransferase yields the protein MRADQLLVERGLAATRSQAQRLISSGLRWRDARGWHAVAKNGDEVPATAELELLDDAEARYVSRGGLKLEGALLSAGIDSGGLRCLDVGQSTGGFTDCLLQRGAAKVVGVDVGHGQLHERLRTDPRVVCLEKVNARELDAAMLRQAGVEAGFDLVVGDLSFISLTLVLPVLAPLLAAGGRLLMLVKPQFELQPGQLGKGGIVRDASLYPQVERRIRDACAACGLEVLGWVDSPIAGGDGNREFFVHARRGA from the coding sequence ATGCGAGCCGACCAGCTCCTCGTCGAACGCGGCCTCGCCGCCACGCGCTCGCAGGCGCAGCGCCTGATCTCGTCCGGCCTGCGCTGGCGCGACGCGCGGGGCTGGCATGCGGTGGCCAAGAACGGTGACGAGGTGCCGGCCACAGCCGAGCTCGAGTTGCTCGACGACGCGGAGGCGCGCTATGTCTCTCGCGGCGGGCTCAAGCTCGAAGGCGCGTTGCTATCGGCGGGCATCGATTCCGGCGGACTGCGCTGCCTCGATGTGGGCCAGTCCACCGGCGGTTTCACCGACTGCCTGTTGCAGCGCGGCGCGGCGAAGGTGGTCGGGGTCGACGTCGGCCACGGTCAGTTGCACGAAAGGCTGCGGACCGATCCGCGCGTCGTCTGCCTGGAGAAGGTGAACGCGCGAGAGCTCGATGCGGCGATGCTGCGGCAGGCCGGTGTCGAGGCGGGCTTCGACCTCGTCGTCGGCGACCTGTCGTTCATCTCGTTGACGCTGGTGCTGCCCGTGCTCGCGCCGCTGCTCGCGGCCGGCGGGCGGCTGCTGATGCTGGTCAAGCCGCAGTTCGAGCTGCAGCCCGGCCAGCTGGGCAAGGGCGGCATCGTGCGCGATGCTTCGCTCTATCCGCAGGTGGAGCGGCGCATCCGCGATGCGTGCGCCGCCTGCGGCCTGGAGGTGCTGGGCTGGGTCGACAGCCCGATCGCGGGCGGCGACGGCAACCGCGAATTCTTCGTCCATGCAAGGAGGGGTGCATGA